The proteins below are encoded in one region of Sphingobacterium sp. R2:
- a CDS encoding patatin-like phospholipase family protein: protein MKYQRTVLFSGGGTRFGLYLGMYAALDELGLKPDLLIATCGGSLAAAIIQAFARDENRKSYLQSEEFYRFFCGHRLTEQRHLGKLGLYVLKKQWDKRSAPYLEDVFDRYLVKMEHDLSPLLPTLNRPFSQEIPSIIIGSRMLFDRSEVGERRGERKLYQKVLMGNATALSNVNLDRIQLQGENYAQSAVAPTTVINSSVTLLEAVRISMSDMFYIEPIERNGEYYAGGAIDLVPVELAQSLATEVIGERKQLYKLQEEGLVRAVLGFSGNQRLRDINQQFRDIRWIDTRDAAQQLVGNYCRKGIDWRRFEITLSLPTSLDEFAAAMEAQWNYGYSKTMKLQLG from the coding sequence ATGAAGTATCAACGGACAGTTTTATTTTCAGGTGGTGGTACTCGTTTTGGCTTGTACCTGGGAATGTATGCGGCGTTGGACGAACTAGGATTAAAGCCGGACTTACTGATAGCTACCTGCGGTGGATCATTGGCCGCTGCGATTATTCAGGCTTTTGCAAGGGATGAAAACCGGAAATCCTATCTCCAGTCCGAAGAGTTTTACCGCTTCTTCTGTGGACATCGGCTTACAGAGCAGCGTCATCTGGGCAAACTTGGTTTATATGTGTTAAAAAAGCAATGGGATAAACGATCTGCTCCTTATTTGGAAGATGTCTTTGATCGTTATCTGGTCAAAATGGAACATGATCTTTCCCCTTTATTACCGACTTTGAACCGCCCGTTTTCACAGGAAATACCCTCAATTATTATTGGTTCGAGAATGCTTTTTGACCGTTCGGAAGTTGGGGAGAGACGTGGCGAACGTAAGCTCTATCAGAAAGTCCTGATGGGGAATGCAACTGCCCTGTCGAACGTAAATCTGGATCGTATTCAACTTCAAGGTGAAAATTATGCACAAAGTGCTGTTGCTCCAACGACAGTGATCAATTCATCGGTAACATTGTTAGAGGCTGTTCGTATTTCGATGTCCGATATGTTTTATATTGAGCCAATAGAGCGGAATGGGGAATATTATGCCGGCGGAGCCATTGATCTGGTGCCTGTGGAGCTGGCGCAGTCTTTGGCGACGGAAGTGATCGGTGAACGGAAGCAGTTATATAAATTGCAGGAAGAAGGATTGGTCAGAGCTGTATTGGGCTTCAGTGGGAATCAACGCCTACGAGATATTAATCAGCAATTTCGGGATATCCGATGGATTGATACAAGGGATGCTGCGCAACAACTGGTAGGAAACTATTGCAGAAAAGGTATAGATTGGCGTAGATTTGAAATAACATTGTCACTGCCGACCAGTCTGGATGAATTTGCGGCTGCTATGGAAGCTCAGTGGAATTATGGATATAGCAAGACGATGAAACTGCAGCTGGGCTGA